One genomic segment of Bremerella sp. JC817 includes these proteins:
- a CDS encoding methyl-accepting chemotaxis protein, which produces MASTKATSNPANVQNLQKELSVAHAMSENSPVNIMMADKDLTITYVNPASLATLKSLAAYLPCKPEEVVGQKIDIFHNDPSMQRHVLENPKNLPVRTLINVGDQLADLLVSATYDHDGNYLGPMVTWEVVTEKHALEQAAAEKFAIVENAPINILLANLDGVITYMNPASEKTLRSIEHVLPVPVDQIIGNTYDIFHKNPAHQRSLLSDPANLPVKTQIELEGEYLDLQASAIYDKQGNYTGPMVAWSLITERINAEKAEQARAVREREEQAELKRNVDAILDVVSAAAEGDLTKRTNIERADEIGQLAAGIDRMIADLRDIISQVVDSGSQFAEGATVIAESSQSMANGAQTQSASVEEMSASIEELTRSIDSVKDNASEANAMAGDTSRMAQDGGNAVQKSIEAMELIKTSSEQISEIIQVISEIASQTNLLALNAAIEAARAGEHGLGFAVVADEVRKLAERSSEAAKEISSLIKESTQRVSDGSMLSAQTGAALEKIIAGVSSTANKISEIATSTVEQAQNANEVAGAIQQVSGVTEQSAAAAEEMASSSEELGAQATMLRELVSRFRI; this is translated from the coding sequence ATGGCTTCGACCAAAGCAACCAGCAATCCAGCTAACGTACAAAACCTTCAGAAAGAACTGTCGGTAGCACACGCGATGAGCGAGAACTCGCCAGTCAACATTATGATGGCCGACAAGGACCTGACGATCACCTACGTCAATCCAGCCAGCCTCGCAACGTTGAAAAGCCTGGCTGCTTACCTTCCTTGCAAGCCCGAGGAAGTGGTTGGCCAAAAGATCGACATCTTTCACAACGACCCATCGATGCAGCGGCACGTCTTGGAAAACCCTAAGAACCTGCCGGTCCGCACGCTGATCAACGTTGGCGATCAACTCGCCGATCTGCTCGTTTCGGCTACCTATGACCACGACGGCAACTACCTTGGTCCCATGGTGACCTGGGAGGTGGTTACGGAAAAGCATGCCCTGGAACAAGCCGCTGCCGAAAAGTTCGCCATCGTCGAGAATGCTCCGATCAACATCCTGTTGGCGAATCTCGATGGCGTTATTACCTACATGAATCCAGCTTCAGAAAAGACGCTGCGTTCGATCGAACACGTCTTGCCAGTCCCGGTCGACCAGATCATCGGCAACACGTACGACATCTTCCACAAGAATCCAGCCCATCAGCGTAGCTTGTTGTCCGATCCGGCCAACTTGCCGGTCAAAACGCAGATCGAACTGGAAGGCGAATACCTCGACCTGCAGGCCAGCGCCATCTACGACAAGCAAGGCAACTATACCGGCCCGATGGTGGCCTGGTCGCTGATTACGGAACGCATCAATGCAGAAAAGGCCGAGCAGGCACGGGCCGTTCGCGAACGTGAAGAACAAGCGGAGCTGAAGCGTAACGTCGACGCCATTTTGGATGTCGTCAGCGCTGCTGCCGAAGGCGATCTCACCAAGCGTACCAATATTGAGCGTGCCGACGAAATCGGCCAGCTGGCAGCGGGGATCGATCGAATGATCGCCGACCTGCGTGACATCATCAGCCAGGTGGTCGACAGTGGTTCGCAGTTCGCTGAAGGTGCCACGGTGATCGCGGAAAGCTCGCAGTCGATGGCCAATGGTGCCCAGACTCAGAGTGCCTCGGTTGAAGAAATGAGCGCTTCGATTGAAGAACTGACTCGCAGTATCGACTCGGTCAAAGACAACGCCAGCGAAGCCAACGCCATGGCCGGCGACACCAGTCGTATGGCACAAGACGGCGGCAACGCGGTTCAGAAGTCGATCGAGGCGATGGAACTGATCAAGACCTCTTCGGAGCAGATCAGCGAAATCATCCAGGTCATTTCCGAAATCGCCAGCCAGACCAACCTGTTGGCCTTGAACGCTGCCATCGAAGCTGCTCGTGCCGGTGAACATGGTCTGGGGTTCGCGGTCGTCGCTGACGAAGTTCGCAAACTGGCCGAACGCTCGAGCGAAGCGGCCAAAGAGATCTCGTCGTTGATCAAAGAATCGACGCAGCGAGTTTCGGACGGTTCGATGCTTAGTGCTCAGACCGGTGCGGCCCTCGAGAAGATCATCGCCGGCGTCAGCTCGACCGCCAACAAGATCTCGGAGATCGCGACCTCGACAGTCGAACAGGCTCAGAACGCCAACGAAGTCGCTGGTGCCATTCAGCAGGTCTCTGGTGTCACCGAACAGTCGGCTGCCGCGGCCGAAGAGATGGCATCCAGCAGCGAAGAACTGGGAGCCCAGGCGACCATGCTTCGCGAACTGGTCAGCCGGTTCCGCATCTAA
- a CDS encoding protein-glutamate O-methyltransferase CheR, with the protein MTAFSATSQVTDDQMRRYAKMIYEVAGIEISPAKKQLLSNRIRRRLKETGIADFEQYFKFLSKLPTSHPEWDGFLQEVTTHETYLFRDESNWKWLRGEFLPQLQKDGNGSLKVWSAACSTGDEAYTIACCVAEGLRNPAAWKVEILGTDIGIGAVQEAQQAKFGERSMRLVPADLKQKHFNQMGGAHIWEPNSKLRAMTRFRQHNLLDRVTEGPFNLVFLKNVLIYFNADSKRRVIANIQKAMKPGSYLVAGAAEGISDLMDGFERIHPWLYRRT; encoded by the coding sequence ATGACCGCATTCTCCGCAACATCGCAAGTTACTGACGATCAAATGCGGCGCTACGCCAAGATGATTTACGAAGTGGCAGGGATTGAAATCTCGCCGGCTAAGAAGCAATTGCTTTCGAACCGGATTCGTCGTCGTCTGAAAGAAACTGGCATCGCCGACTTCGAGCAGTACTTTAAGTTTTTGAGCAAGCTGCCGACGTCGCACCCGGAATGGGACGGTTTTCTGCAGGAAGTTACGACACACGAGACCTATCTCTTCCGCGATGAGTCGAATTGGAAATGGCTTCGTGGAGAGTTTCTGCCACAGTTGCAGAAGGACGGGAATGGTTCGTTGAAAGTCTGGTCGGCCGCGTGCAGCACCGGCGACGAAGCTTACACGATCGCTTGTTGCGTGGCCGAAGGGCTGCGGAACCCAGCGGCGTGGAAAGTCGAAATCCTGGGGACCGACATCGGCATCGGTGCGGTTCAAGAGGCTCAACAGGCCAAGTTCGGCGAACGTTCCATGCGTTTGGTACCGGCCGACCTGAAGCAGAAGCACTTCAACCAAATGGGCGGAGCGCATATCTGGGAGCCAAACTCAAAGTTGCGAGCAATGACGCGATTCCGCCAGCACAACCTGCTGGATCGAGTCACTGAGGGGCCGTTCAACCTGGTGTTTCTGAAGAACGTCTTGATTTACTTTAACGCGGACTCGAAACGACGCGTGATTGCCAACATCCAGAAGGCCATGAAGCCAGGTAGTTACCTGGTGGCTGGCGCCGCGGAAGGAATCAGTGATCTGATGGACGGCTTTGAACGTATCCATCCTTGGCTTTACCGTCGAACCTAA
- a CDS encoding chemotaxis protein CheA: MNNNSATRDDCSDDLLADFLDESNQLIERINERLMELEEWTRNEETRDLPIDEALLNDMFRSAHSIKGLSAMLGLPRINELTHNIENVFDAARRGQLHIDHEAVKVVYVAVDRLSEIIDHLRDYQNDDLDCDKQLNAITEILEAGGVLKRQGAQGDVESAFSDVPNSSSTQPSQSSVSEPIMEPAESNRAPASSPVQVDCREMFADVHDESEVPAKYLAIFLDETELSLDEMVDLLLGNDSAQQEESVRTMMCTAHRIKGSAASIGLNRPAKLAHLMEDVLQQHRDEGKALVPLLIDALLGCADALRTYLKGLRSGEPVDVDFANFAGELLAAEAAGESTDGGAAEPAAAVQEDKSEGIDLAQLQELANAHYQSDEDTLVLARVELNPATPLVGLKAQLLCEKLSRQGVLLLTAPPREKLESMSDLSEVIIGMVTSATDFTLGSVLNVSGVNNVQLDRLPREGGSLPASAAQPTGEQQVEQTVAQAEELVQSLINEEMVEEVANDETPVSIEPPVIEVSVLALPPEPAPVIVTPPKVEPAPVVVKPAATAAPAPVAATAKPSAEASKQVETHAKPAETLRVDIERLDQLMNLAGQLVISKARFNQLGENLRNAIPHKQCHQWMEAIDLTCQKMLREAEDGIANKELANMHGQIRKMQQNLASIGKEMQRIDSIRTGLTSFFDAVHQLDRVTDGIQKTIMDTRMVPIGPLFGRFRRVVRDISRTNGKEITLEIFGEKTELDKRMIDELGDPLIHMVRNSSDHGIETPSERKAAGKPECGVITLNAFHRGNSIVIQVTDDGRGLSRDKITKKAIEKGLATPTDLERMTDQQIYQLIWEPGFSTAEAITEISGRGMGMDIVRAKIESINGVVEVDSKLGQGTIFTIKLPLTMAILPSLMAKIDGDLFSIPVESIVEIVCFRRDDITTVHGKRTALVRGRPVSICELHDTFSWGQPSLRKVQSNDVTMIIIRNDSREMGLVVDGILGEEDVVVKSLAENYQNVEGISGACVLGNGRVALILDPAAVIDLAVRSQVEEAIC, translated from the coding sequence ATGAACAACAACAGTGCGACCCGCGACGATTGCTCCGACGATTTGTTGGCGGATTTTCTCGATGAGTCTAATCAACTGATCGAGCGAATCAACGAGCGTCTGATGGAGCTGGAAGAGTGGACTCGCAATGAAGAGACACGCGACCTTCCCATCGACGAGGCGTTGCTGAACGACATGTTTCGCTCGGCCCACAGCATCAAAGGCCTCTCGGCCATGCTCGGGCTGCCGCGGATCAACGAACTGACGCACAACATCGAAAATGTCTTTGATGCGGCTCGTCGAGGCCAGCTGCATATCGATCATGAAGCCGTAAAGGTGGTCTACGTCGCTGTGGATCGCCTCAGCGAAATCATCGACCATCTGCGTGACTATCAAAATGACGATTTAGACTGCGATAAGCAGCTAAACGCCATCACCGAGATCTTAGAAGCTGGCGGCGTTCTAAAGAGGCAAGGAGCCCAAGGCGACGTCGAGTCAGCTTTCAGTGATGTGCCCAATTCGTCATCCACCCAGCCGAGCCAATCCAGCGTAAGTGAGCCGATTATGGAACCTGCTGAATCGAACCGTGCGCCCGCCTCCTCTCCGGTTCAAGTCGACTGTCGCGAAATGTTCGCTGATGTTCATGATGAATCGGAGGTACCTGCCAAGTACCTGGCCATCTTCCTGGACGAGACGGAACTGTCTCTCGATGAAATGGTCGACTTGTTACTGGGCAATGACAGTGCCCAGCAGGAAGAGTCGGTGCGCACGATGATGTGCACCGCTCACCGAATCAAAGGGTCCGCGGCATCGATCGGTTTGAACCGACCTGCCAAGCTGGCCCACTTGATGGAAGACGTGTTGCAGCAGCATCGCGATGAAGGCAAAGCTCTCGTTCCGCTGTTGATCGACGCCCTGCTCGGCTGTGCCGATGCCCTTCGGACCTATCTCAAAGGTTTGCGAAGTGGCGAGCCGGTCGACGTTGACTTCGCAAATTTCGCCGGCGAATTGCTCGCCGCGGAAGCTGCCGGTGAATCGACTGATGGTGGGGCAGCCGAGCCTGCTGCGGCTGTTCAGGAAGATAAGTCAGAAGGAATCGATCTAGCCCAATTGCAGGAGTTGGCCAACGCCCACTATCAGTCCGACGAAGATACCCTGGTCCTGGCTCGGGTCGAACTCAATCCGGCGACGCCGCTGGTTGGCTTGAAAGCCCAACTACTTTGCGAAAAGCTGAGTCGCCAAGGGGTGCTCTTACTCACGGCACCACCACGCGAAAAACTGGAAAGCATGAGTGACCTGTCGGAAGTAATCATCGGAATGGTTACGTCCGCCACAGATTTCACTTTAGGCAGCGTCTTGAATGTCTCAGGCGTGAACAACGTTCAGCTTGATCGTCTGCCTCGTGAAGGTGGCAGCCTGCCTGCATCGGCTGCTCAGCCAACCGGAGAACAACAAGTTGAACAAACGGTTGCCCAGGCCGAAGAACTGGTGCAGTCGCTGATCAATGAAGAAATGGTGGAAGAGGTCGCGAACGACGAAACGCCGGTGAGCATCGAACCACCGGTCATCGAAGTTTCCGTGCTCGCATTGCCGCCGGAACCTGCCCCGGTGATTGTTACGCCGCCCAAAGTTGAGCCTGCTCCGGTGGTTGTGAAGCCAGCCGCCACGGCTGCTCCGGCACCTGTGGCCGCCACTGCGAAACCTTCCGCGGAAGCAAGCAAGCAAGTCGAAACCCACGCCAAGCCAGCGGAAACGCTGCGAGTCGATATCGAACGCCTCGATCAGTTGATGAACCTGGCCGGTCAGTTGGTGATCAGCAAGGCACGCTTCAACCAGTTGGGCGAAAACCTCCGCAACGCCATCCCGCACAAGCAGTGTCATCAATGGATGGAAGCAATCGATCTGACGTGTCAGAAGATGCTGCGAGAAGCGGAAGATGGCATCGCCAACAAAGAACTGGCCAATATGCATGGCCAGATCCGCAAGATGCAGCAGAACCTGGCTTCGATCGGCAAGGAAATGCAGCGTATCGATTCGATCCGTACCGGCCTGACCAGCTTCTTCGATGCCGTTCATCAACTCGACCGAGTGACCGATGGTATCCAGAAGACGATCATGGATACCCGCATGGTTCCGATCGGCCCGCTGTTTGGCCGCTTCCGCCGTGTGGTTCGCGACATCTCGCGCACCAACGGTAAGGAAATCACGCTGGAAATCTTCGGCGAGAAGACCGAACTTGATAAGCGAATGATCGACGAACTAGGTGATCCACTGATCCACATGGTTCGCAACTCGTCCGACCACGGGATTGAAACCCCAAGCGAGCGTAAGGCTGCCGGTAAGCCCGAGTGCGGTGTCATCACGCTGAATGCGTTCCATCGCGGAAACAGCATCGTGATTCAGGTCACCGATGATGGTCGAGGCTTGAGCCGCGACAAGATCACCAAGAAGGCGATCGAGAAAGGCCTGGCGACCCCCACCGATCTCGAACGCATGACCGACCAGCAGATCTATCAATTGATCTGGGAACCAGGCTTCAGCACGGCCGAAGCGATCACCGAGATCTCAGGTCGTGGCATGGGGATGGATATCGTCCGCGCCAAAATCGAATCGATCAATGGTGTCGTCGAAGTCGATAGCAAACTGGGCCAAGGAACGATCTTCACGATCAAGTTGCCACTCACCATGGCGATTTTGCCAAGCCTGATGGCCAAGATCGACGGCGACCTGTTCTCGATTCCGGTTGAATCGATTGTCGAGATTGTATGCTTCCGTCGCGACGACATTACGACCGTGCATGGCAAACGAACCGCCTTGGTTCGTGGTCGTCCGGTATCGATCTGCGAATTGCATGATACGTTTTCATGGGGACAGCCGTCGCTTCGCAAGGTCCAGAGTAACGATGTCACGATGATCATCATCCGCAACGACAGTCGCGAGATGGGCTTGGTGGTCGATGGCATCCTGGGCGAAGAAGACGTTGTAGTCAAATCGCTGGCTGAGAACTACCAGAACGTCGAAGGTATCTCAGGGGCATGTGTGCTGGGGAACGGTCGGGTGGCCCTGATCCTCGATCCTGCAGCCGTCATCGATCTGGCTGTCCGCAGCCAGGTGGAAGAAGCCATTTGCTAA
- a CDS encoding chemotaxis protein — translation MDTTSTNHPPHLHVLHDVLTAATYEASSAMSIWTGGKISLTLDCVREVPLESITEEFDLGMEPLTMVVLTIDGDAGGTMILTFDEENGRGLAASLFKQEVSTDPEWSETEKSALMETGNILGCAYFNAIARLVQAEFVPSPPAFLQDYGPCVLEQALMLQAQCSYDVLICQTTFLKGEEKLNWHILFIPNPKMGEALQSAQ, via the coding sequence ATGGATACAACCAGTACCAATCACCCGCCCCATTTGCACGTGCTTCACGACGTGCTGACGGCCGCCACTTACGAGGCGTCGTCGGCCATGAGCATTTGGACCGGCGGCAAGATCTCGTTAACGCTGGATTGCGTGCGTGAAGTCCCGCTCGAATCGATCACGGAAGAGTTCGACCTTGGCATGGAACCGCTGACGATGGTCGTGCTGACCATCGATGGTGATGCTGGCGGCACGATGATCCTCACGTTCGACGAAGAGAATGGCCGCGGCCTGGCGGCTTCGCTGTTCAAGCAGGAAGTTTCGACCGATCCCGAATGGTCGGAAACCGAAAAGTCGGCCTTGATGGAGACCGGCAACATTCTCGGATGTGCCTACTTCAACGCCATCGCTCGACTGGTTCAGGCCGAGTTCGTGCCGTCGCCCCCTGCCTTCCTGCAGGACTATGGGCCGTGCGTTCTCGAGCAGGCTTTGATGCTTCAGGCTCAATGCTCGTACGATGTTCTGATCTGCCAGACCACTTTCCTCAAAGGGGAAGAGAAGCTGAACTGGCATATCTTGTTCATCCCAAATCCGAAAATGGGCGAAGCCCTGCAGTCGGCCCAGTAA
- a CDS encoding glycerol-3-phosphate dehydrogenase/oxidase: protein MPPQINPVLILGAGINGAALARELLLNHIPVVLVDHADIASGTTSWSTRLIHGGLRYLEHGETSLVYESLAERERFLRNSPEHVAPLELMIPVKSQFAGLVSSAAGFFNLPIFQSGNPSRGSWAIRSGLTMYDFLAGSQQLGKHKRLSSQRWKPIGFDPSFMDVFSYYDGQIEFPELYVSTLIRDAETIAQQNGVRFTLRTYRRPKLNGEHFEFENLLDFDSPTDPITPSALVNASGPAGDETLEQLGIPSNRLFGGTRGSHLISHKPVLVEKLGRTGIYAEAFDGRPVFILPWNSGALIGTTDLRHDGDPEVATATPEEIDYLLRCVNSVLPDVELKHEDITQHYSGVRPLPFVPEGSTASIPRGHWLHTHEGTPWPCYTIVGGKLTTCRSLAEHSAETILKQLGQKQVANSQDRKTYEEGEKPKISPGGRARFVLQHLTGVAPEADTKTAAAASIEQLNAKTMADVIERRLMLVFDPTLSVAHLEAVADALIEAGKLSADARQTTIDQYIQRMDTRFGKQVLPA from the coding sequence ATGCCCCCCCAGATTAACCCTGTTCTGATCCTTGGGGCCGGTATCAACGGCGCGGCCCTGGCTCGCGAGCTTCTGCTGAACCACATTCCGGTGGTTTTGGTCGATCACGCCGACATCGCCTCAGGCACAACTAGCTGGTCGACGCGTCTGATTCATGGTGGACTTCGCTATTTAGAGCATGGCGAAACGTCACTCGTTTACGAATCTCTCGCAGAACGGGAACGCTTTCTGCGCAATTCTCCGGAGCACGTCGCGCCTCTCGAACTCATGATTCCGGTGAAATCTCAGTTTGCCGGACTGGTTTCTTCAGCGGCGGGGTTCTTTAACCTGCCAATCTTTCAGTCTGGCAATCCTTCGCGTGGCTCGTGGGCGATTCGCAGCGGGCTGACTATGTACGACTTTCTGGCGGGCAGTCAGCAGCTTGGTAAACACAAACGACTCAGCAGCCAACGCTGGAAACCCATTGGCTTCGATCCGAGCTTTATGGATGTGTTCAGCTATTACGATGGTCAGATCGAATTCCCTGAGTTGTACGTCTCGACGCTGATTCGCGACGCCGAAACGATCGCTCAGCAGAATGGTGTCCGCTTCACGCTTCGTACTTATCGACGCCCGAAACTCAATGGCGAACACTTTGAATTTGAGAACCTGCTCGACTTCGACTCGCCGACCGATCCGATCACACCCTCCGCCCTCGTCAACGCATCGGGGCCCGCAGGAGACGAAACGCTTGAGCAGTTGGGCATTCCTTCCAATCGTTTGTTTGGCGGCACGCGTGGTTCGCATCTGATTTCGCATAAGCCTGTCCTGGTCGAGAAGCTCGGACGAACTGGCATCTATGCCGAAGCCTTCGATGGCCGCCCGGTCTTTATCTTGCCGTGGAATAGCGGAGCGTTAATTGGCACGACCGACCTGCGCCACGATGGCGATCCCGAAGTCGCCACGGCAACGCCAGAAGAAATTGATTACCTGCTTCGCTGTGTGAACTCGGTGCTGCCTGACGTGGAACTGAAGCACGAAGACATCACGCAGCATTACAGTGGCGTGCGACCTTTGCCTTTCGTGCCTGAGGGCTCGACCGCATCGATCCCGCGCGGTCACTGGCTGCACACGCACGAAGGCACACCTTGGCCGTGCTATACGATTGTTGGTGGCAAGCTGACCACCTGTCGTTCGCTGGCAGAGCATTCCGCCGAAACGATCTTGAAACAACTCGGTCAGAAGCAGGTCGCCAATTCACAGGACCGGAAGACCTACGAAGAAGGGGAGAAGCCGAAAATCTCGCCCGGCGGTCGCGCCCGGTTTGTGCTTCAGCACCTGACTGGTGTCGCCCCGGAAGCCGATACGAAAACGGCGGCGGCCGCTTCGATCGAGCAGTTGAACGCCAAGACAATGGCCGACGTGATCGAACGTCGTTTGATGCTGGTCTTCGATCCGACGCTTTCAGTCGCGCATCTGGAAGCAGTGGCAGATGCCTTGATTGAAGCTGGCAAGCTTTCAGCCGATGCCCGGCAAACGACCATCGACCAATACATTCAGCGGATGGACACTCGATTTGGCAAACAGGTTCTTCCTGCCTAA
- a CDS encoding chemotaxis protein CheW — protein sequence MSVTTEDLQKEERSGHESQRREGLNSMQLVSFQLAKEEYGIEITRVQEIILMGEITRVPQTPNYIKGLINLRNTVIPIVDLRLRFGLQLQDANDETRIMVMNVGGKTVGIIVDAVSEVLRISKDQISSPPPTVAGLGREYLTGLVKLDKRLLILLDIDKILGKADVEMLESRTS from the coding sequence TTGTCCGTCACAACTGAAGATCTGCAGAAGGAAGAACGTTCGGGCCACGAATCACAGCGGCGCGAAGGGCTGAACTCAATGCAACTGGTCAGTTTCCAACTGGCCAAAGAAGAATATGGGATCGAGATCACCCGCGTTCAGGAAATCATCCTGATGGGCGAGATCACCCGTGTTCCTCAAACTCCGAATTATATCAAGGGGCTGATCAATCTCCGCAACACGGTCATCCCGATCGTGGACTTGCGGCTCCGTTTTGGCCTGCAGCTGCAGGACGCAAACGACGAAACCCGCATCATGGTCATGAACGTTGGTGGAAAGACGGTTGGCATCATTGTCGACGCTGTCAGCGAAGTCCTGCGTATCTCGAAAGACCAGATTTCCTCGCCACCTCCGACCGTTGCTGGCTTGGGACGTGAATACCTCACTGGCCTGGTGAAGCTGGACAAACGCCTGCTTATCTTGCTCGACATCGACAAGATTCTCGGCAAAGCAGACGTGGAAATGCTCGAATCGCGAACCAGCTAA
- a CDS encoding tetratricopeptide repeat protein, protein MSESPERQPVLLSIFQKYLAEENTASFIHRVAAVYTCGTLERLSLHGSPEVRRAAVMALCFVSDYSSNHTVGMALNDSDRGVRLIAENGIRSLWIRAGTQSQRHRLRKVMSQIQGNSLECALEEADSLIVDAPWYSEAYNQRAQVHYKRKNFERSLRDNHQTLEINPYHFPAAIGMGQCYLRQGENVMALDSFRRALRLNPNLESIRTQISYLERQLEEM, encoded by the coding sequence GTGAGCGAGAGCCCAGAACGTCAACCTGTCCTGCTTTCCATCTTCCAAAAGTATCTTGCGGAAGAAAACACCGCCTCGTTCATTCATCGGGTCGCTGCAGTCTATACGTGTGGCACTTTGGAACGACTTTCATTGCATGGCTCGCCCGAAGTTCGCCGAGCTGCCGTGATGGCACTGTGTTTTGTAAGCGACTACTCCTCGAACCATACCGTTGGCATGGCCCTGAACGATTCCGATCGTGGGGTTCGCTTGATTGCCGAGAACGGGATCCGCTCGCTATGGATCCGCGCCGGCACGCAAAGCCAACGGCATCGGCTGCGTAAAGTCATGTCGCAAATCCAAGGCAACTCGCTCGAGTGTGCTCTGGAGGAAGCCGATTCTTTGATTGTCGATGCTCCCTGGTATTCGGAAGCGTACAACCAACGAGCCCAGGTCCACTACAAGCGAAAGAACTTCGAGCGGTCGCTGCGAGACAATCACCAGACGCTGGAAATCAATCCGTATCATTTTCCCGCCGCCATTGGCATGGGGCAGTGTTACTTGCGTCAGGGAGAAAATGTCATGGCCCTGGATAGTTTTCGCCGAGCTTTGCGATTGAATCCGAACCTGGAATCGATCCGAACTCAGATCAGCTACCTGGAACGCCAGTTGGAAGAAATGTAG
- a CDS encoding response regulator, translating to MAVRVLVADDSSTMRKIILRSLQAVGVPSAVEAADGEEAVKIFKPGEFDLVLTDWNMPGKSGLEVIQEIRKIDKDVKIMMVTTEAEKSRVMEAIQAGVSDYLVKPFTADTLREKLEKHGC from the coding sequence ATGGCTGTACGCGTTCTCGTCGCCGACGACTCCAGCACAATGCGAAAAATCATCCTTCGATCCTTGCAAGCGGTTGGTGTGCCGAGTGCAGTCGAAGCAGCAGACGGTGAAGAAGCCGTCAAAATCTTCAAGCCAGGCGAATTCGATCTGGTCCTGACCGACTGGAATATGCCCGGCAAGAGCGGCCTGGAAGTGATTCAGGAAATTCGCAAAATCGACAAAGACGTGAAGATCATGATGGTCACCACGGAAGCGGAAAAATCGCGCGTGATGGAAGCGATCCAGGCCGGTGTTTCCGACTACCTGGTGAAGCCATTCACAGCGGACACGCTTCGCGAAAAGCTGGAAAAGCACGGCTGCTAA